One Rhodothermales bacterium genomic window, ACCACTCCGTTGCCGACCGAGGTGAGGATGGGCGTCTCGACCGGGGGAAACGACTGGAGGGCGCTCATATATTGCTCCAGTTCGTAGTTGAGGCAGCATTTGAGCCGGCCACACTGACCGCTCAGACGCACCGGGTTGAGCGGCAGGTTCTGGACGCGCGCTGCCTGGGTGGACACCGGCTTAAAATCCTGCAGCCAGGTCGAGCAGCACAATTCGCGGCCGCACGACCCAATTCCGCCGATACGCGCCGCCTCGTCGCGAGCGCCGATCTGACGCAGTTCCACCCGAGTCCGGAAACGCCGGGCAAGCTCGCGGACGAGGTCCCGAAAGTCGACCCGGTGATCCGCGGTAAAATAGAACGTGATTTTCTTCTGGTCGAATTGCCACTCGGCGTCGACGAGTTTCATCGGCAGATTCATGCTGTCGATCGTACGCCGGCTGACGAGAAACGCCTCGGCTTCTTCCTCCCGGATGGTCTCCCAGCGTTCGATATCCTTCAGCGTGGCCACCCGCATGACGCTTGGGAACGCCTGGTCTTCGTCGAGTCCCTTCGACTTCATCCGGAGGCGAACCATTTCGCCCACCAGATGGACGGAGCCGAAATCAAGCCCTCGATCCGCCTCCACGATCACAAAATCGCCGGTCTGCAGCTCGATCGTCTCCTGGTTACGGTACACGCCTTTTCGGCCGCCTTTAAACGCGACCTCCACCAGTCGATAGACGACCGGGGCCGCAACGATGCCGAGGTCGGTCAGCCAGTCGTAGGCATGCATGGACGGGCAGGCCGCCGTGCCGCCGCGGCTCGAACCGCAGCCGCCGTTCCCCCCGCAGCCCGCGCCACATCCCCCTCCTCCAGTACTGCATGAACTACAGGCCATGGCGTTGAATCGTGATGGTTTCAGGTGAATCGCCCAAACGCAATATCGCCTGTTTGTAAGGGAATAGCTAACTGACCGTTTCTTCGGGCATGGCCAGCGGGGCATACAGCGCCGGCCGGGGGCGTCCGTGCATGGCATGGTGCATGCCCAGGGCCAGTACAGTTATCGTTAGCGGCACGTGAGTGTTCCTGGCGATGAGTCCCAGCGTCTCCTCCACATAGCCAATCATCATATCCAGATCCGCGTTCGGCACGCCGTCGCAGAACTTCTGGATGGTCTCCGCCTGGTCGCTGTTTACCAGAACGGCCGCCGTGCGCTGATGGCGAAAAAGCAGCAGATCGCGTATCCAACTCATGAGCAGGATCAGCCATCCCTTGAGCCGTTCACGCCCGAGCGCGCTGAGGCTGGTCACCTGAT contains:
- the ricT gene encoding regulatory iron-sulfur-containing complex subunit RicT, whose product is MHAYDWLTDLGIVAAPVVYRLVEVAFKGGRKGVYRNQETIELQTGDFVIVEADRGLDFGSVHLVGEMVRLRMKSKGLDEDQAFPSVMRVATLKDIERWETIREEEAEAFLVSRRTIDSMNLPMKLVDAEWQFDQKKITFYFTADHRVDFRDLVRELARRFRTRVELRQIGARDEAARIGGIGSCGRELCCSTWLQDFKPVSTQAARVQNLPLNPVRLSGQCGRLKCCLNYELEQYMSALQSFPPVETPILTSVGNGVVQKLDIFHDRVWVEHPEGVIEDLTLDEALAFLGDQLIRPVEPGARRVVQARLPRRP